A genomic region of Streptomyces sp. NBC_00247 contains the following coding sequences:
- a CDS encoding acyl-CoA dehydrogenase, with protein sequence MSSEGAGVGTTATTRQEPAAGTPDPSAPPDGTALRAVAAGRFASWVRDGAPHVPLPGGGRTWERFQALHGLGRDDLALARLAEGHADAVAILAELGSPAPAAGERWGVWAAQPPGARLTARPGADGRWLLDGVKPYCSGAHSCTHALVTADTEEGRRLFALSTDVPGYAPVPGTWQAIGMAGSDTPDVRFTGVPAVPVGGVDAYVRRPGFAHGGIGVAACWLGGARGIADTLFASASRRAPDQLAAAHLGAVDVALHGAECVLRVAATEIDADPQDLTGDAALRAMRARAAVERVATLVLDHVGRALGAGPLCHDARHARLVADLTVYIRQHHADRDLAALGTTLVAPPEGAGR encoded by the coding sequence ATGTCGAGCGAAGGAGCAGGTGTGGGTACCACCGCCACCACACGTCAGGAGCCGGCAGCCGGGACGCCGGACCCCTCGGCGCCGCCGGACGGCACCGCGCTGCGCGCCGTCGCGGCCGGCCGTTTCGCGTCCTGGGTGCGCGACGGCGCGCCGCACGTACCGCTGCCGGGAGGCGGGCGCACCTGGGAGAGGTTCCAGGCGCTGCACGGGCTGGGCCGGGACGATCTGGCCCTGGCCCGGCTCGCCGAGGGGCACGCGGACGCGGTGGCCATCCTCGCCGAGCTGGGCTCGCCCGCCCCCGCCGCGGGCGAGCGCTGGGGCGTGTGGGCCGCACAGCCCCCCGGCGCCAGGCTCACCGCGCGGCCCGGCGCGGACGGCCGCTGGCTCCTGGACGGGGTGAAGCCGTACTGCTCGGGCGCCCACAGCTGTACGCACGCGCTGGTCACCGCCGACACGGAGGAGGGGCGACGGCTGTTCGCCCTCTCCACGGACGTCCCCGGATACGCCCCGGTGCCCGGCACCTGGCAAGCGATCGGCATGGCGGGCAGCGACACCCCGGACGTGCGGTTCACCGGGGTGCCGGCCGTGCCGGTGGGCGGAGTCGACGCGTACGTCCGCAGGCCCGGATTCGCGCACGGGGGCATCGGGGTGGCCGCCTGCTGGCTGGGCGGGGCGCGCGGGATCGCCGACACCCTGTTCGCCTCCGCGTCCCGCCGCGCCCCCGACCAGCTCGCCGCCGCCCACCTGGGTGCGGTGGACGTCGCGCTGCACGGTGCGGAGTGCGTGCTGCGGGTCGCCGCCACGGAGATCGACGCCGACCCGCAGGACCTGACCGGCGACGCCGCGCTGCGGGCGATGCGGGCCCGCGCGGCCGTGGAGCGGGTCGCCACGCTGGTGCTGGACCACGTCGGCCGCGCGCTGGGCGCCGGACCGCTCTGCCACGACGCCCGGCACGCCCGTCTCGTCGCCGACCTCACCGTCTACATCCGTCAGCACCACGCGGACCGCGATCTGGCGGCCCTCGGCACCACCCTGGTGGCTCCGCCCGAGGGAGCCGGCCGATGA
- a CDS encoding PIG-L deacetylase family protein: protein MNTGRVLNTGRVLSTGAGAGPNPGATGAADPGSGPAADRERAAAAIRADGTPEAEWARWEGWDAVRAAPRIDGPVVVVAAHPDDEVLGVGGTLARLTASGTDVHVVTVTDGEASHPGSRRVSPAALARLRADELTAALDDLGVDRRRRTRLGVPDTRVDAYESEVAGHLAEVVRSSGARLCLAPWTGDLHADHEAAGRAARTAARVTGTPLWYYPVWMWHWAVPGDPRVPWGTVRRLPLTEAEQARKGAAVNRFRTQIAPLADDPGDPTVILPPAELLHHRRAFEVILL, encoded by the coding sequence ATGAACACCGGGAGAGTGCTGAACACCGGGAGAGTGCTGAGCACCGGGGCCGGCGCGGGACCGAATCCCGGAGCCACCGGAGCCGCGGACCCCGGGTCCGGCCCGGCGGCCGACCGCGAGCGGGCCGCCGCCGCGATCCGGGCGGACGGCACCCCGGAGGCCGAGTGGGCGCGCTGGGAGGGCTGGGACGCGGTACGGGCCGCTCCCCGGATCGACGGGCCGGTGGTCGTGGTCGCAGCCCACCCCGACGACGAGGTGCTGGGCGTCGGCGGCACCCTCGCCCGGCTCACCGCGTCGGGCACCGACGTGCACGTGGTCACCGTCACCGACGGGGAGGCGTCCCACCCGGGCAGCCGCCGGGTGTCCCCGGCCGCCCTCGCCCGGCTGCGCGCCGACGAACTGACCGCCGCCCTGGACGACCTGGGGGTCGACCGCCGTCGGCGGACCCGCCTCGGGGTGCCGGACACCCGGGTGGACGCGTACGAGAGCGAGGTGGCCGGGCACCTCGCGGAGGTGGTGCGGAGCAGCGGCGCACGGCTCTGCCTGGCGCCGTGGACCGGCGATCTGCACGCCGACCACGAGGCGGCGGGACGGGCCGCGCGCACGGCGGCGCGGGTGACCGGGACGCCGCTCTGGTACTACCCGGTGTGGATGTGGCACTGGGCCGTGCCGGGCGACCCCCGGGTGCCCTGGGGGACCGTACGGCGGCTGCCGCTCACCGAGGCCGAGCAGGCCCGCAAGGGAGCCGCCGTCAACCGCTTCCGTACCCAGATCGCTCCCCTCGCGGACGACCCGGGCGACCCCACCGTCATCCTTCCTCCGGCCGAACTGCTCCACCACCGACGCGCCTTCGAGGTGATCCTGCTGTGA
- a CDS encoding class I SAM-dependent methyltransferase: protein MYSGTADPWDLAGRWYEQRKYALTLAALPRRRYRRAFEPGCSAGVLTRLLAERCDTVLATDRVPAAVAGAAARNRDLPQVETRVLTVPEEWPEGTFDLIVLSELLYYFDETTFHEIMARTVGSLEPGGTLVTTHWDHPVPEHRLTGTQLAPLLREMPGLVAGTEFHDPDFVLSLHHRPLADGSPPPSPARAEGLV, encoded by the coding sequence ATGTACTCCGGCACGGCGGACCCCTGGGACCTCGCCGGACGGTGGTACGAACAGCGCAAGTACGCGCTCACCCTCGCCGCGCTGCCCCGCCGCCGCTACCGCAGGGCCTTCGAACCGGGCTGCTCGGCGGGTGTCCTGACCCGGCTGCTCGCCGAGCGGTGCGACACGGTGCTCGCCACCGACCGGGTCCCCGCCGCGGTCGCCGGGGCCGCCGCGCGCAACCGCGACCTGCCGCAGGTGGAGACGCGCGTACTCACCGTCCCCGAGGAGTGGCCGGAGGGCACCTTCGACCTGATCGTCCTGTCGGAGCTGCTCTACTACTTCGACGAGACGACGTTCCACGAGATCATGGCCCGCACGGTCGGCAGTCTGGAACCCGGCGGCACCCTGGTGACCACGCACTGGGACCACCCGGTGCCCGAGCACCGGCTGACCGGAACACAACTGGCGCCGCTGCTGCGGGAGATGCCCGGCCTGGTGGCCGGGACGGAGTTCCACGACCCCGACTTCGTCCTCAGCCTCCACCACCGCCCCCTGGCCGACGGCTCACCGCCGCCCTCGCCGGCCCGCGCGGAGGGCCTGGTGTGA
- a CDS encoding CsbD family protein — MAADEKTQAKVEQTKGKVKETAGRAVGNERMTAEGRADQAKGDARQAKEKTKDAFKH; from the coding sequence ATGGCTGCCGATGAGAAGACCCAGGCCAAGGTGGAGCAGACCAAGGGCAAGGTCAAGGAGACGGCCGGCCGCGCCGTGGGCAACGAGCGGATGACCGCCGAGGGCCGCGCGGACCAGGCCAAGGGCGACGCCCGTCAGGCCAAGGAGAAGACGAAGGACGCCTTCAAGCACTGA
- a CDS encoding scabin-related ADP-ribosyltransferase: MFKTALRIASAATFVVTSLTFATSASADTDPWPGTPEQIRDTGPCGPTGGYRSSDWERTTTNRALRADVDTAAISEGWYWRHDDNTLWRGDTRPDPRAIFRSGFTPLGAVLTPLSQWIIGGGGQNSAHVSTSCDRWVAQGFATGGGKDGWVYAIQAPGGIDVNATARMTGIQSQYLWNKEIDFPGGIRGRFVEGACQYHWAGKNPQTNVDIYENLGCVTNPDFRPADRTRELPANADAPAASTPASTSPASTAPATSTAPAPATSTPGTSPVPAGAVSLTPTGALSLSAR; the protein is encoded by the coding sequence ATGTTCAAGACCGCGCTGCGGATCGCCTCCGCCGCCACCTTCGTCGTCACCTCGCTGACCTTCGCCACCTCGGCGAGCGCCGACACCGACCCGTGGCCGGGGACCCCGGAACAGATCCGGGACACCGGCCCCTGCGGACCCACCGGCGGTTACCGGTCCTCGGACTGGGAGCGGACGACGACGAACCGCGCGCTGCGGGCCGACGTGGACACGGCCGCGATCAGCGAGGGCTGGTACTGGCGCCACGACGACAACACGCTCTGGCGCGGGGACACCCGCCCGGACCCCCGCGCGATCTTCCGGAGCGGCTTCACTCCGCTGGGAGCCGTACTGACCCCGCTCTCGCAGTGGATCATCGGCGGTGGCGGCCAGAACTCCGCGCACGTGAGCACCAGTTGCGACCGCTGGGTGGCGCAGGGCTTCGCCACCGGAGGCGGCAAGGACGGCTGGGTGTACGCCATCCAGGCGCCGGGCGGGATCGACGTCAACGCCACCGCGCGGATGACCGGCATCCAGTCGCAGTACCTGTGGAACAAGGAGATCGACTTCCCCGGCGGCATCCGGGGCAGGTTCGTCGAGGGAGCCTGCCAGTACCACTGGGCCGGCAAGAACCCGCAGACCAACGTGGACATCTACGAGAACCTGGGCTGCGTCACCAACCCGGACTTCCGTCCGGCCGACCGCACCCGGGAGCTCCCGGCGAACGCCGACGCCCCGGCGGCCTCCACCCCCGCGTCCACGAGCCCGGCGTCCACGGCCCCGGCGACCTCGACCGCACCCGCCCCCGCGACCTCCACGCCCGGCACCTCGCCGGTCCCGGCGGGCGCCGTCTCCCTGACGCCCACGGGCGCGCTGTCGCTGAGCGCTCGGTAG